The following proteins are co-located in the Acanthochromis polyacanthus isolate Apoly-LR-REF ecotype Palm Island chromosome 7, KAUST_Apoly_ChrSc, whole genome shotgun sequence genome:
- the acsl2 gene encoding long-chain-fatty-acid--CoA ligase 1 — MHFREWLRSLRSSSGFKGSESEDLWSLLPSLPLSSFSLSSLSLSPSSLLGLGALASLTAYWLVTRPRPMRPPCDLQAQSVAVNGDPGCRRSALLQDDSLLEFYYEDTRTAYDMFQRGLRIAGNGPCLGFRKPGQPYQWISYTEVAQQAHILGSGLLAKGCQPNSQQFVGIFAQNRPEWIISELACYTYSMVVVPLYDTLGLEAMVHILNLAEISLVICDREEKAASLLENKEKGIIPNISCLVLFDDFSGALVERAQKCEVEVLKLEQLMELGRQNLKDPVPPQPQDLAVVCFTSGTTGKPKGAMITHGNIASNTSSVIKILEGSFVIRQEDVSISYLPLAHMFERMIQVSMFCHGARVGFYQGDISLLMDDIKTLKPTFFPVVPRLLNRIYDKILGSVTSPFRRALLHYAVRRKQAELSSGVVRNNSLWDKLVFNRIQSSLGGNLRFALTASAPISTTVLSFLRATLGCLIFEGYGQTECTAGCTFSMPGDWSTGHVGAPLPCAMVKLVDIPDMNYYAKNGEGEICIRGPSVFRGYLRDPERTAEALDSDGWLHSGDVGQWLPNGTLRIIDRKKHIFKLSQGEYIAPEKIENVYMRCIPVLQVFVHGDSLQSYLIGIVVPDPEVFVDWAKDRGFVGSHEELCQNPDVKNAVLEDMKAVGKEAGLKSFEQVKDLYLHPETFTVANGLLTPTLKSRRTDIRRVFQEQISSMYSKTPI, encoded by the exons ATGCATTTCCGGGAGTGGTTACGGTCACTTCGCTCCAGCTCTGGATTTAAAGGATCAGAATCGGAGGATTTGTGGAGTCTCCTGCCATCTTTGCCTCTGTCCTCCTTCTCCCTGTcctccctgtctctgtctccgTCCTCTCTGCTGGGCTTAGGAGCTCTGGCCTCCCTCACCGCCTACTGGCTGGTGACCCGTCCTCGACCCATGCGTCCTCCCTGTGATCTGCAAGCCCAGTCTGTAGCAGTCAAC GGAGATCCCGGCTGCAGGCGGTCGGCTCTTCTTCAAGATGACTCTCTGCTGGAGTTCTACTATGAGGACACCAGGACGGCCTATGACATGTTCCAGAGAGGCCTGAGGATCGCAG GAAACGGCCCGTGTCTTGGCTTCAGGAAGCCCGGTCAGCCCTACCAGTGGATCTCCTACACTGAG GTGGCTCAGCAGGCACATATTCTGGGCTCTGGGCTGCTGGCAAAAGGCTGCCAGCCGAATTCCCAGCAATTTGTTGGGATATTTGCACAGAACAGGCCAGAG TGGATCATCTCAGAGCTGGCCTGCTACACCTACTCCATGGTGGTGGTGCCTCTGTATGACACACTGGGGCTGGAGGCAATGGTCCACATCCTCAACCTTG CCGAGATCTCTCTGGTGATCTGTGACCGGGAGGAGAAGGCGGCATCTTTGTTGGAGAACAAGGAGAAAGGCATTATTCCAAACATCTCCTGCTTGGTTCTCTTCGACGACTTCAGCGGAGCCTTAGTGGAGAGGGCCCAGAAGTGCGAGGTGGAGGTTTTGAAACTGGAGCAGCTCATG GAGCTGGGCAGGCAGAACCTCAAAGATCCTGTG CCGCCCCAGCCTCAGGATCTGGCCGTGGTCTGCTTCACCAGTGGAACCACAG GGAAGCCCAAGGGAGCCATGATCACCCACGGCAACATCGCCTCCAACACTTCCTCTGTCATTAAGATCCTGGAG GGTTCGTTTGTGATCCGACAGGAGGATGTGTCGATCTCTTACCTGCCGCTTGCCCACATGTTTGAGAGGATGATTCAG GTCTCCATGTTCTGCCATGGGGCCCGAGTAGGATTCTACCAAGGGGACATTTCTCTACTTATGGATGACATTAAAACTCTCAAACCTACTTTCTTTCCTGTCGTGCCTCGTCTGCTCAACCGCATCTATGACAAG ATCCTGGGCTCTGTGACCTCTCCGTTCAGACGGGCTTTGCTTCACTACGCCGTGAGGAGGAAGCAGGCAGAGCTCAGCAGCGGAGTCGTGCGTAACAACAGTCTGTGGGACAAACTGGTCTTCAACAGGATCCAG TCCAGCTTAGGAGGTAATCTACGCTTCGCCCTGACTGCTTCAGCGCCCATCTCCACCACGGTGCTGTCCTTCCTCAGAGCCACTCTGGGCTGCCTCATATTTGAGGGTTATGGACAGACGGAGTGCACCGCAGGCTGCACGTTCTCGATGCCGGGCGACTGGAGCACAG GTCACGTTGGCGCTCCTTTACCCTGTGCCATGGTGAAGCTGGTCGACATCCCCGACATGAACTACTACGCTAAGAACGGAGAGGgagag ATTTGTATTCGTGGCCCCAGTGTGTTCAGAGGCTACCTGAGGGACCCTGAACGGACAGCTGAGGCCTTGGACAGCGATGGCTGGCTGCACTCTGGAGACGTGGGCCAGTGGCTTCCA AATGGGACGTTACGCATCATTGACAGAAAGAAGCACATCTTCAAGCTGTCGCAGGGAGAGTACATCGCTCCAGAGAAGATAGAGAATGTCTACATGCGTTGTATTCCTGTTCTCCAGGTGTTTGTGCACGGAGATAGTTTGCAG TCCTATCTCATAGGCATAGTTGTGCCTGACCCCGAGGTGTTTGTGGACTGGGCTAAAGATCGGGGATTTGTAGGATCCCATGAGGAGCTGTGCCAAAATCCT GATGTAAAGAACGCAGTATTAGAGGACATGAAAGCTGTGGGGAAGGAAGCAGGACTGAAGTCGTTTGAACAA GTAAAGGATCTTTACTTGCATCCAGAGACGTTCACTGTCGCCAACGGCCTTCTCACGCCCACCTTGAAAAGCAGACGCACCGACATCCGCAGAGTCTTTCAGGAACAGATATCTAGCATGTACAGCAAGACGCCGATTTAA